The Arachis hypogaea cultivar Tifrunner chromosome 16, arahy.Tifrunner.gnm2.J5K5, whole genome shotgun sequence genome contains a region encoding:
- the LOC112758209 gene encoding uncharacterized protein: MGAPKKSGGGGGGRVSVTEDSDELVRVPLQAILLADSFNTKFRPITLECPKVLLPLVNVPMINYTLTWLESAGVEDVFVFCCAHSKQVIDYLDKSGWLSQPNFSVTTIESHNSVSAGDALRLIYERNVIHGDFILISGDTVSNMSLTQALAEHKERKKKDSNAVMTMVIKRSKTNPAIHQSRLGTDELFMAINPDTKQLLYYEERTDLSKGIMHLDKSFLADNPSLTLHHDKQDCYIDICSPEVLSLFTDNFDYQHLRRHFVKGLLVDDIMGYKIFVHEIHSNYASRIDNFRSYDTVSRDIIHRWTYPMVPDVMNYGNTATKLERQGMYRASEISQSQSAVIGPFTVLGFGTKIGNNTIISDSVIGKGCKIGSNVQIKGCYIWDHVTIEDGCKLNHAIVCNEVTLKSGAVLEPGVILSFKVVVGPEFVVPPYSYVSLLQQPVEEDSDEELEYADSTSVITSKVDKSDEEDASEVPEARISSVSELGMGGVGYIWQKCEGSQEEEWRHSVAPIPADKISEAMKTMEDDLELTHDGSILPPSGELIPDSNDSDEDNEDSRDDFFEREVEATFLRAVNENIQEDHLILEVNSLKLSCNKLTADCAGAVFYAMMKYAVDTPHSSLDGLMQNVNDVLSKWKKALTSYLTDIDEQIEIILKFEEICLESAREFAPLFTKILLHLYKEDIIEEDAILSWEDEKRDADEADKVFVNKAQEFIQWLKVAEEEDE, from the exons ATGGGTGCGCCGAAGAAGAGCGGCGGCGGAGGCGGAGGCAGGGTTTCCGTCACAGAGGATTCCGACGAACTGGTTCGTGTTCCGTTGCAGGCCATCCTCTTAGCTGATAGCTTCAACACCAAGTTCAGACCTATCACACTCGAATGCCCGAAGGTCCTCTTGCCTCTTGTCAATGTTCCGATGATCAATTACACCTTGACCTGGCTCGAATCCGCCGGCGTCGAAGACGTTTTCGTTTTCTGCTGCGCCCATTCCAAGCAAGTCATCGACTATTTGGACAAATCCGGTTGGCTCTCTCAGCCTAATTTCTCCGTAACCACCATTGAATCGCACAATTCCGTCAGCGCCGGTGACGCCCTCCGCCTAATCTACGAGCGTAACGTG ATTCATGGAGACTTTATCCTCATCAGTGGTGATACTGTGAGCAACATGTCGCTTACTCAGGCACTTGCAGAGcacaaagaaaggaagaagaaggatagTAATGCCGTCATGACAATGGTTATCAAACGCTCAAAAACTAACCCCGCTATTCATCAGTCTCGGCTTGGTACCGATGAGCTTTTCATGGCCATTAATCCGGATACCAAGCAGCTTTTGTATTATGAGGAGAGGACTGACCTTTCCAAAGGGATTATGCATCTTGACAAGTCATTTCTTGCTGATAACCCTTCCCTCACCTTGCACCATGACAAGCAG GATTGTTACATTGACATCTGCTCGCCTGAAGTCCTTAGCCTGTTTACGGACAATTTTGATTACCAACATCTGCGGCGTCATTTTGTGAAGGGGTTGCTTGTTGATGAT ATAATGGGGTACAAAATTTTCGTGCATGAAATCCACTCAAACTATGCTTCACGGATTGATAATTTCCGGAGCTATGACACTGTTAGCAGGGATATAATTCATAGATGGACATATCCAATGGTGCCAGATGTTATGAATTATGGCAACACAGCTACTAAACTTGAACGACAGGGAATGTATCGTGCTTCAG AAATATCACAATCACAATCCGCTGTTATTGGTCCCTTCACTGTTCTAGGATTTGGCACCAAAATTGGGAATAACACTATAATTTCGGATTCCGTTATTGGAAAAGGATGTAAAATTGGATCAAACGTTCAGATTAAAGGTTGCTACATATGGGACCATGTCACCATAGAAGATGGCTGTAAACTTAACCATGCTATTGTTTGTAATGAGGTGACTTTGAAGTCAGGAGCTGTTCTGGAACCTGGTGTTATTTTGTCATTCAAG GTTGTAGTTGGGCCAGAGTTTGTTGTCCCTCCTTATTCATATGTATCACTATTACAACAGCCTGTTGAGGAAGACAGTGATGAGGAGCTTGAATATGCTGACAGTACTAGCG TCATCACAAGCAAAGTGGATAAGTCGGATGAAGAGGATGCATCTGAAGTACCAGAGGCACGTATTAGCTCTGTTTCAGAG CTAGGTATGGGTGGGGTTGGTTACATTTGGCAAAAATGTGAAGGAAGCCAGGAAGAAGAGTGGAGGCATTCAGTGGCACCTATTCCTGCAGATAAAATTTCTGAGGCAATGAAAACCATGGAAGATGATCTGGAGTTAACTCATGATGGCAGTATTCTCCCACCTTCTGGAGAGCTGATACCTGATTCTAATGACTCAGATGAAGATAATGAAGACTCCAGGGATGATTTCTTTGAGAGAGAG GTTGAAGCGACATTCCTCAGGGCTGTGAATGAAAACATACAAGAAGACCACTTGATCTTAGAAGTTAACTCTTTGAA GTTGTCATGCAATAAGCTGACTGCTGATTGTGCGGGAGCTGTGTTTTATGCTATGATGAAGTATGCGGTAGACACTCCCCATAGTTCACTTG ATGGCTTGATGCAGAATGTTAACGATGTTCTATCAAAATGGAAAAAGGCTCTTACATCCTATCTGACAGACATAGATGAGCAG ATTGAGATCATACTGAAATTTGAAGAAATTTGTTTAGAATCTGCTAGGGAGTTTGCTCCATTATTCACTAAG ATTTTGCTCCACTTGTATAAGGAGGATATTATTGAAGAAGATGCTATTTTAAGTTGGGAAGATGAGAAGAGAGATGCAGATGAGGCAGATAAAGTATTTGTTAACAAGGCTCAAGAATTTATCCAA TGGCTAAaagtggctgaagaagaagatgaatag